A stretch of Colletotrichum lupini chromosome 2, complete sequence DNA encodes these proteins:
- a CDS encoding short-chain dehydrogenase encodes MLTSREGFTVDVIARWLRKSVLNPYLSIPLATGLAVVSAKKNGAVGLSDIRFDTAQRVAFLAALASFVLSTTEYLNKWSANNWTTDHTWDFDKEIIVVTGGSSGIGHSIIKHILARNPQATIVVVDLAPLSWVPQKGSNIHFFKCDLTDTKALKTLCTLIRTQVGDPTVLINNAGIARGYSVMEGSYADVELTIKTNLLAPFLLTKEFLPHMVRTNHGHIVNVGSMSSVVPPVRIADYSATKAGLTAMHESLQLELKYIHKAPKVRQTLGIFGFIRTPLVPFDPGQPHFMMPLLHVDSVGEAIVDSLYSGFGRTIYLPGIMSSVTALRAGPEWLWRLARETTASAKDIAYTPRQKIDDTTGQFEMVEPAEK; translated from the exons ATGTTGACCTCGCGAGAAGGATTCACGGTCGACGTGATTGCCAGATGGCTCCGAAAATCAGTCCTCAATCCATACCTCTCGATACCGCTTGCAACTGGACTGGCGGTGGTATCAGCAAAAAAGAACGGAGCGGTCGGACTCTCAGACATCAGATTTGACACCGCTCAGCGCGTTGCGTTCCTCGCGGCTCTAGCAAGCTTCGTCTTGTCAACCACCGAGTATCTCAACAAATGGTCAGCAAACAACTGGACGACAGACCACACATGGGATTTTGACAAAGAAATAATTGTTGTCACCGGTGGCAGCAGCGGCATCGGCCACAGTATCATCAAACATATCTTGGCCAGAAACCCCCAGGCGACTATCGTTGTTGTCGACCTGGCTCCGCTATCATGGGTGCCTCAGAAAGGTTCCAACATCCACTTCTTCAAGTGTGATCTGACCGACACAAAAGCGCTCAAGACTCTTTGCACGTTGATCCGAACTCAAGTCGGCGATCCTACCGTTCTCATCAACAATGCGGGAATCGCACGGGGTTACAGCGTCATGGAAGGCTCGTACGCAGACGTTGAGTTGACCATCAAGACAAATTTGCTCGCCCCCTTCCTGCTTACGAAGGAATTTTTGCCGCACATGGTTCGCACCAATCATGGCCATATCGTCAACGTCGGATCGATGAGTTCGGTGGTTCCCCCAGTGAGAATTGCTGACTACTCTGCCACGAAGGCTGGGCTCACCGCAATGCATGAG TCACTTCAACTTGAGCTGAAATACATTCACAAAGCGCCAAAAGTTCGTCAAACGCTTGGAATCTTTGGCTTCATCCGAACGCCGCTGGTTCCCTTTGACCCCGGTCAGCCTCACTTCATGATGCCGCTCCTTCATGTGGACTCGGTAGGAGAGGCCATTGTAGATTCCCTTTACAGTGGCTTCGGACGGACGATCTACCTGCCCGGTATAATGTCATCTGTGACAGCCCTG CGAGCTGGTCCTGAGTGGTTGTGGCGTCTTGCGAGGGAGACTACTGCAAGCGCGAAAGATATCGCGTATACGCCAAGGCAAAAGATTGATGACACAACTGGTCAATTTGAGATGGTAGAACCTGCGGAGAAGTGA